The Oreochromis aureus strain Israel breed Guangdong linkage group 16, ZZ_aureus, whole genome shotgun sequence genome includes the window GTCAGAGTTATTAGGGCAGAAATTAGTCGTCTTAATGTATCTCATGTCTTCTCCAGCTAGTTTCTTAGGCGATCCACAGATGACATTGTTTACAACTGTGCCCGTGCTGAGCTGCTCCAGCCACATCTTCAACTCCAGTATGCTACATGAGCAATCCCAGGGATTTTCAAACAAATCAACTTGTACCAGTGCTGTAAGCTGATCTAGCACACCCCTGACTGGCAGATATCGAAGATGGTTGTTGCGAAGATTTAGTCTGGCTAACGTCAGACCAGTAAAGGTTCCCTCTGGTAAAGTTTTTAGTAGGTTATTGTTTAGAAATAAAAGCTGAAGCTTAGGTACATGCTGAAAGGTGTCAGACGCAACCTCTTTAATTACATTATATTCTAAATACAAGAACTGCAGGCTATCTAATCCGTAAAATATATCAGCTGGAAGATGATCTATTAAATTGCCATTAAGGTATAGTCTTCTAAGATTTGTCAAATCAGCAAAAGCTCTGTCATATACTTGGGCTATTCGATTGTTACCAAGATGAAGCAAGTCTAATCCAGTTGCATCAATAAAGTCTGATCTGCGAACCACAGTGATGTAATTCCCAGTGAGATACATCTTTTTGGGATTGTAAGGTTTGGGATTTAAGTCGGAGATCTGCTCGATCTTTCGCTCCTGACAGTTCACATTCAGGCCAAGGTCTGAAATTTGAAGATTGCAAGTGCAGGCTGTTGGGCAATCTAAAGGCACGGGGGATTTGGTCTGATATGAAATAATTTGGCCATAATTTTGTGGTTTATTGGATAAAATGCGAGCTGTGGGTCTTGATTTTAATTTGGCTGACTGTCGAGGTCCCTTAGTGGGTCTTGATGAGGACCGTGCGAACCCAGATGAAGTGAAGGAGGCTGTAAGAGCTGGCGTGGTTCTATAGTATGCATCGGTGCTCAAATGCGGCAGGGGTGGCATCTCATATTCAGCAATGGCTCTCCTCGGGCACAACTCTTGTTTTGAAACTTCATCAAGGTCTCTCCCGTGAAGCCGAAAAGGGAACTCACAAACAACATCCCCAACTAAAGCTGTGTATGATATGCTCTCGAGCCAGGTTTTAAGAGCAATCAACTCACAGGAACAGTTCCACGGATTCTCCTCCAGCTGCAACTCCACAACACTGTTCATGTGCTCCAACAGACCTGTGTAGGGAAGTACTTTGAGCTGATTTCCCCTTAAGTCTAAGTGGGTCAATGGTACATGCTTGAAAATGTTTACGGGCAGGGCAGATATTAAATTGTCATTTAGAATCAGGACCTCCAAATGTCGAAGTCTGCTGAAGGCATTTGGCACAATATGAGTGATATAATTATAATCAAGTTGTAGATATTCCAGACTATCAAggccaaagaaaaactcttcCTTCAAGGCATCAATTTTGTTATTGTTGAGATGTAATCGTTTTAATTCCTGCAGTCCATTAAAAGCTCCTGCTTCAAGATCAGATATTTCATTATTTCCCAGATGTAATATTGTAAGTCCTTTGTACTCAGCGAAATCATTGGTGGATAGCTTTTTCAAAAGATTTCCAGTAAGCAGCAGATGATACTGGGAGAAGTACACTGGGCTTATGTCTAAGAGACTTTCaattcctctgttttcacaGCTCACCGTAAGCACCCCTTCTCTCTCCTCACAGGCACATAGTCCTTGACATATTTCTCCATAATGGCTCAACATCTCAACAGTGCACACTGACGTTGCACTCAGCAAAACATATGGAATCCAAAGATGCATTTTCCTGCAAATGACGGCCAAGCTCACAGTCCTGCTAAGGTATCCTCAATGTCATCTAGAAATAAAAGACATGATGATGTAAAACAGGCGGGCTGCGATGAAAGCAACTTCTAAACAAGAGAGCTCTAGTCGGATTGAGTCAAAGCTTTGATTGCTGTTACCCAGAGGTAACTTCTGTCTTTGTGCCTGCTGATTTAAAAcggctaaagaaaaaaaagaaaaagaaaagaggaaaaaaaagaaggaaagaaaggaaCTCCTTCAAGCTAtgtcaaacaacaaaaaagcaagGTCAAAGGAAGACATAAGCACAAACAATAGTCTAAATCCACTGCGAGGGGGGAACCCATATCATACTTGCTTGTTAAGACCTGAAGTGCTGTTAAATAGGCTGCCGATTTAAATGCAAAGCTTTGCAAATTACAGAAGATTAGCAGACATTCTGTATGACAGCGCCTTGCCTGAGATAAGATAGCCTTCATAATTTTTGTGTAACTCTTGGTAGGAAATACATACCTCGCGCACATTGATGAAGATGTAGGCTCGCTGGGTATTTcggcgcgtcttttatttttaatccgtCAAAACGAAATAGGAAACGGGCGCTATTGTACGCGAGCACGTTCGTCGTCACTAATGCGGGATGAAAGAAACGCTGAACAACCATAactgtcaaatgctttttttctccccacgCTGTTCCTGTAGACACAGCTATGCTTGGTCACAAAGTTGCttattctctctctccctccgtGGACGCTCAGGCACACGCGCACTGAGTCGCACTCGGTGGTCGGGAGGATGTCAAGTCATTTCATGCACAAGGAATCAGCTCACTGGAGCATTATACCGAGATACAGCCCCCAAAAGATGTTGACCTAAAAGATgttccaaagaaaaaaaagaagaaaaaaaatctaaatatataaaacaaacgATGTTACCGCGCTAGGCGTGCCCCCGTGTTCAAGCGGTTGATCAAACCGTTTTTTGTTATTCATCCTCAAAACAAAACCCTCACCGGGATGCCAAGTTACATCAGCTTTTCATAATCTGTCAATCCCATAATGGCAGGTGGCTTTCCAAAAACACTGTGTTAGTTTTCCCTCTGACGTCCCAGCTGCTATATTTGGACATCACACCCGGAGACGCGTTGATGAAGACACAGGGTGCCTTGCAAAGTGCTCGACTGATCAGCTTTCTGTCCATATCACTTCTGTCAGTGAGAGGTACGGGGCTGTTAGATTtttatgctttaaaatattttggcaAAATTCAGGTTACAGCATGAATGAACTATCACAGTAATCCCATTTCAGCTCTTTGAAACACCAATGAAGTGCTTATGTGATCTGTGCAGAGCAGCCTTAATAATAACCATGCCATTGGCTGCATCACTGCATGAACACCCTGGGAGTTTGACACTTTTGGGATATGTATCTATCATCCCACAACCGCCAGTAGAGAgcttgaaaattaaaaaatatcattATTCTTAAATTTGGTGTGATACTTACTCTGTTTGGTGAAAGCTGAATGGCAAACTATGAGTCACACAGAGCATGAGTCATTGTCCTCACTGACTGTGTTTTCACCTAGCTTTAATGAAAACCAAACAGTTCTGGAATGAGTTCTCACACAGCTATAATTAAGAGTGAATTATtcatttctctcattttaatttatcagaTGTAGCATCTGAACTGGTGGCACATGGTGCGTGCAAAACTTCATGTTAGTTTAGAGATAGTGCACAGGATAAAGAAAAAGACCTGTCATGGCCTTCTCAACCTGATGCGGTGCCATTCATGTGGAAACATGTCAACTATCATTGCATACTGCTGTATCCTCATGGAGCTATATCCATCATCCTCCCCACTTGGCTCTTGCTCACATGGGAGGAGAGCAGGCACATCAGGGACAGTGCCTGTGGCTCATATTAAAGAGTATGAAGGCTGCATTCAGTGTTCGTGCAATTCATTTGTGCGTCTGTTTCCTCTGCCTTCAGAGGTTTTCTCCTTATCCGAGGCTAGGCCCTCAGCATTAGCTAAACCCCATCATTATACCACTATTTCTGAATTAATTAGCATTTATGTTAATTGACGTATTGTGCAGCTGACTTACATCATATTACACTAAAAAAGCCATATATTCAATATACTTtctaaatgtacctgtatattgtttacatgtttgaaataaattaccaatcaaatcaaatcaaatcaaatgtgactttgtgtatttgcattttgtttatGTTCACGCATATGTTTACACTCCTTGCACTATGATAATTAATTTCTGTCCATGGTCACAATGTGTAGAGGGAGCACGAGGCACACACATCACATGATATGAGGCTCATTTAATATCTCTCCAAGTCTTCCATGACACTGAACATAATCTTCACCAACTGGGAGCAAAAAACAGTGTTCTCCCCTTCACCCTctccccctccacacacacacgcacacacacaggcacacacacacacatacagagagaaTCAGCATTACAAATAActggaagaaaaggatgatgactAACAATGTGTATGTGCTCCAAGGTCAGAAATACACAAACAGAGTTGGAGCCGTGCCACAGAGCATGATGGGTAGTGCTTCTGATGTATGTTCCTTACAGATGGAGCGCCATACTTCGTCATCTGTGTCCAGCTGGAGCATACAAGAACATTCGGTATCCCAGTGAAATGTTCTGCCTTTGTCTGGCAGAAGCGTTTCTGTCAGGGCTCTGACAGGCCTTTGTTACAACAGAAGGGACGTTACATTGCAAACAGCTAAACAacactgactgttttttttttcaggattaTTATGTCAGCGGATTATGCAAAGATGTTTTTGTACTGTAATAGTCTTGATCTGAGTTTTCCTGAAGAGAAAATATACTAAAGCTTTTGATCTACAGTGTATATCCCATAGTTCACAGTTTAATTTCAATGAGTTATTCCAGTTCTGTTAATTACTGTGAACTTATTCATTttagagaaaacaaaaagtagTAGTTTTTATGCTCACGGGTCACCTCTTTAGTTACTCCTGTTTGCATGCTTGTTAAAAACGCAGAATTATAGTCAGACAATGATGAGAACAACGCAATGCATTTAGGCAAGTACACGTGATCAAGGCAAAgaagttcaaaccgagcatcagaatAGGGAaagaaggtgatttaagtgactttgaaattAGTGTGATTTTTGGATCCAGATGGGCCGGTTtgagcatttcagaaactgctgatctactgtaCTGAGATTTTCCATTTTGAGAGTTTACACAGAAAGGTAcgcaaaatgaaaaatgtcaagtgagcagcagttctctgatcAAAAAGTCCttgttgggttttttaaaaGTTGGCAATAAGAGAATGAGtggactgctttgagctgataggacgGCAACGGTAAGTTATGAAGAAGAGCATCACAACAGTGtaacagatgggctacagcagcagtccactcttgtcagctaagaacacaAAAGCTCAAATCTTATCAGACTCGTTTCTTGAACACGACAATGATCTCAGTCCAAAAGAGCACCTTTGAGATGTGCTGAAACAGGAGATTGggatcatggatgtgcagctgaaaaatctgcagcaactgatTCATGCTATCGTGTCAACTTGGACAAAATGAGgaatatttccagcaccttgacacaaagaattaaagcagttctaaGGGCAAATTGAGGTCCAAGAAGTATTAAGAAGGTGAATTACAGATTTTAGAGTTCCTTTTGAAATTCTCAAGTATCCAGGCTCCAGACTGTTCTACCAAAGACGTTTCTGCCAGTACACTTCAATAACAGGCTCAGAGTCTGCAGATTGTCCCATGTACGAGACTGAAAACTGGGGAGACAGAGCTTTTTATTCTGTTGCACTAAGACTCTGGAATAGTGTTCCACTTCTGTTATGTTCAGCTGACTTTGCTgactctgttaaaaaaaaagttaaaaacttttttgcTTAGCTaggcttttttaaaatatgtttactgACTTTAATTTATTCTTTATATTAACTTGTTTTTGTATAGCTTTTATGactaattatatttatttattttactttattttgtgtACAACACTTTGTGTCCGCCTGTCTGTGAAAGGTtccttataaataaatattacttACTTACCTAAAGAAGCAGCCAATAAATGTAAGTTGGATAGCAATAGGGTATTCCACttgtaaattaaaatgaaattagGGAGAAAAAGGTTAACAACAATGATATTCTTGAGAACCTGTGAAGTAATTATAGTGTAGTATGCCTTTCCCAGGCATGATGTGCTACAAAACAGCAGGGATATAGAATGCAACTAAAAGGGCTTGTTAGTTATTTATGGAGTAAAGCAATATACTTACAGGAGACCTGACAGGTTAAGCACTTGCAACTCCACAAGCAATTTAGTCAATGAGGATAGGGACAAATTACCTATACGGCTGTTCAGGTTTGAGGGCTTGCTGGGAAAGAGCTGGACAAATGGAACTTTGAGAGGCCACCTTAAACACTTCACGAGAAAATTCAGACTTCGAGGTGATGATGTCGCAAACAGCCTGACACGCTGCATCACCAAGTAGATAATGAACTAAATGATCAACTAAATGACGGAGAGAATGGGAGTAATAATTAGTAGAGGAGGAAGACAGACTAAAGACAGATTGGAGCAGAAAACGTGAGCGTGTTTGTAGGGGCATGAAAAAACATCTCTGGCTACAAGCACTCTTAACAACAGGCAGTCTGTGTACATGCCTCCGAGGGTATCTCTGATCTCTCTTGAGGAGGCGGGGGGTGGGCTGGGGGTGGGCTGGGA containing:
- the slitrk5b gene encoding SLIT and NTRK-like protein 5 isoform X1 translates to MHLWIPYVLLSATSVCTVEMLSHYGEICQGLCACEEREGVLTVSCENRGIESLLDISPVYFSQYHLLLTGNLLKKLSTNDFAEYKGLTILHLGNNEISDLEAGAFNGLQELKRLHLNNNKIDALKEEFFFGLDSLEYLQLDYNYITHIVPNAFSRLRHLEVLILNDNLISALPVNIFKHVPLTHLDLRGNQLKVLPYTGLLEHMNSVVELQLEENPWNCSCELIALKTWLESISYTALVGDVVCEFPFRLHGRDLDEVSKQELCPRRAIAEYEMPPLPHLSTDAYYRTTPALTASFTSSGFARSSSRPTKGPRQSAKLKSRPTARILSNKPQNYGQIISYQTKSPVPLDCPTACTCNLQISDLGLNVNCQERKIEQISDLNPKPYNPKKMYLTGNYITVVRRSDFIDATGLDLLHLGNNRIAQVYDRAFADLTNLRRLYLNGNLIDHLPADIFYGLDSLQFLYLEYNVIKEVASDTFQHVPKLQLLFLNNNLLKTLPEGTFTGLTLARLNLRNNHLRYLPVRGVLDQLTALVQVDLFENPWDCSCSILELKMWLEQLSTGTVVNNVICGSPKKLAGEDMRYIKTTNFCPNNSDILASMIPPSEESFPGSTITIETSLDSDTQYSTIPLSVMILALLLMFIMSVFVAAGLFVAMKKRRQKSQNEQNNSMNACISSLNMEYGLYKKGSIPKVRTSSGHVYEYIPPPAESTCRTTAHTPTDNKSADGFRDFDELSGAFLGNSDEEAASNVISSEYSATTPEPLNKPSTPHQNDPCYYRDILEPDKHARYSNTLPCRHTAHSSNQYATDFDARHQYVPPERIQQTILYCTSPSTVYVEPNRSEYWELKAKLHIDPDYLEVLEKRTTFTQF